The DNA sequence TCTAAGTAACTAAAAATCTTCGGATCATAACTATGGAGATCCGTAAGATACACAAGATTCCCAAAACGGAATCCTGTTACATGACATGACCTTTGGTAATAAGAAATATAGGTATAGGGAATTCCTTCAAATTCATCCTCACCGTATTCCTCATTTAAAATTTTAAACTCTAGAACTGCAGGAAGGGAAGAATTGGTATTATGAGGAGTCAGAAGATAATCCTTTGTCTTTTCTAAAAGTTTATAAGTATTTGCCGAAAGAACTATAGGCAAAGAACGCTGGGTCACTATGTACCAAGCACGCAGATCATCAATACCACCAATATGATCATAGTGAAAATGAGTAAGAAACACTCCGGAAAGCTCAGAAACACCTGCAGCCAACATTTGGGTGCGAAAATCAGGTCCTGTGTCGATAAGAAAATTCTTCTTTCGGTATTGAATCAAAACAGAAGCTCGTAAACGATGAATCTTATTCTCCTGACAAATCCTGCAAGAGCAAAAAGCTACGGGAATCCCTTCCGGATTTCCTGTCCCTAAAAATATCAACTTACCTAA is a window from the Chlamydia serpentis genome containing:
- a CDS encoding MBL fold metallo-hydrolase: MAHDIQEDSLGKLIFLGTGNPEGIPVAFCSCRICQENKIHRLRASVLIQYRKKNFLIDTGPDFRTQMLAAGVSELSGVFLTHFHYDHIGGIDDLRAWYIVTQRSLPIVLSANTYKLLEKTKDYLLTPHNTNSSLPAVLEFKILNEEYGEDEFEGIPYTYISYYQRSCHVTGFRFGNLVYLTDLHSYDPKIFSYLDNVDTLIVSAGPSEIPLAFQGYKTSHLTVEEVRDFADHAGVSNLIITHISHCLEAERHQHEQVTFAYDGMEVLWKI